The DNA window ATACACATTTTTAGCCATTTTGAAGGTAATATCCATTTTTGCAGGCGTGATAAATGATACGTTATCTCCATAAATAACATCTCCGTTAAAAGCCTGAACATAAGCCCTTACGTAGTAGGTAGTGGATTTGTCGAAATCTGTACTATAAGTCGCCATAAGTTGGTAATCTCCTGTAGTATTGGTATACTCCTCGATGTATTTAGAATTACCGATGGTAGGATTGATATTTTTACTCCAGCAAAATCCACGTTTAGAATATCCTGATCCGGCAGATGTTACCGTTCCAGCAAATTTAAACTGTGCATTGGCAATAATAGGAGTACCGGTTACAACTTTTGGAGCTGCATTGGCGTTATTGGATGATCCATTGCTGTCATTATCTCTGTTGCTGTCTGATCCGCAAGAAGCAAGGGTAAGGACACAGAGAAATACGAATAATATTTTCTTCATGAATAAAAGTTTTTTAAGTTATTTAGTTTTATAAAATTAGGGCTGGCAAATATAAACAAAAAGTATATTACTTGTTAGAAATAGTGATATACTTGTTGCTGAGTTTGTTAAGTGTCTTTACTTACAAAATAAAAAAGCGCCATTCAATGGGATTAAATGGCGCGTAGTTATGATTTAAAAATTTTGATAAAACTATCTTTTTCCAGATTATCCAGAGAAAAATCAAAATCGGCTTCTGCTTTTTCTGTAGTCACTGTTGCTCCCAGCTCTTTTACAAGATCATTAAAAGACATCGGTTGATACCACTGCTGATACAGCGCATCTGTTGCCATGGCAGCAATTTTGGAACTTCCGGAAACATGAGAATGGCCGGCTCCAAAGTTCAACAGGACAAAACACTGGTTTTCACCTTTAGGCAATAGCATTCCGAGGATGGTTTGTCTCTGAACAGAATTACATTTGGCTTCCGCAAAAAGATTGTTGGGATTCATCATATATTCTCTCGAAATCTGATCTCCTTTTCCGATTACAATTTTATAACCACAATCGGCATTTCCTGAGTACACATTGTTCATGACCAGAGTAGGCGTAGTTAATCCTCTGCTGGCATACAAATATTCTACAGCTCCTTTAGGTGCGGAAGTCATATCTCCTGAATACATCAGGGTTCCGTCTCCCTGGTTATAAGCGGCGTTCCAACCGGTTTTTCCTGCGATATTCAATCCTGAAAGATCAAGATCATTTGCTCCCCATGCGTTTTCCCAATAGATGCCTACCGCAAGTTTCTCACCTGAAAATCTTGTTCCTGTGGGAATATTTCCTACAAACATTTTTTCAGAAGTAGGAAGCCCGAATTCTACATTTTCAGGGAAATAAAACTTCTTTCCGGAAAAATTAAACTTTGATTGTAAATAGTTTAATATAAAATCATAGTTCATCTCATTGACATCCGTGATCTTCCCTTTTTTTACCCATGACTTTCCATTTCTGATCCTGTAGACGAAAGTATCCTGACCGTACATTCTCTGAGAACAAGCTGACAAAGCTTTGAATAAAGCAAACGGAGTTGCATTTTTCAGCCAGTGCAGATCGCTTTCTATTAATAATGTACTGGTCGCATCATTTAATGGATTAGATACCAACGGTTGATGATGAGTTTTTGAAAGCTTTGAAATTTTATTAATGTTTTTTGAATCTCTCCCTTTGTAAGCCAAAAACAGAGGTTTAAATCTGTTGAAGATTTCAGCAAGTCTTTCCAACCCAAACTTTTCAAACAAATCGGAAGGATCAAATTTACTTAGCTTAATATTTTCAATCAATTCGTCATTTTTGATCAAAAGGCTGGTTCCGGTAGTTTTAAAAATTACATACCTTAAGAATTCTACAGGGTTTTCCGGATAGATTTCATACAGGTCTGCAATTTTTATAATCGCTTCTTTATTTCTGATATTTTCCTTTCCTGTAAATTCATAATCCAGTTCTTCTGTCAGAATATATAAAAGATCATTAATGGTTGCTTCTTTTAAAGCGATTCCGGATCTCAGCAATGACAAACATTTTTCTGTCATTTCATCAGCAGAATAAGCTTTCACCACTTTAAAACTAAGCTTCATTCCAGGAACATTCAATACTTCGTCAGGGAGGTATATTTCATCCTGAAAATTACTTCCGTATGTCGAAATATAATGATTGATTTGTTCCAGCAACAGCTCAAATCGTGTACTGTTTTTTATTTTCTCCCATGATTTATGGAAGGTTTTATTCAGATCATTACCATTTAATTTTTCCTTTGAATAATAGCTGATAATTTCTTTTTTTGCCCAAAGAGCATCAGGTTCGATAAGATATCCGTCCATAGAAACAAACGGTTGCTTATCTGATCTCTTTGCCAGTACGGCATTGAATAGGGTAAGTGTTTTCATAATGTTAAAAATTAAATAAGTGAGGAGTAGTTTTTTTAAAGAAAAATGATATAGGAACTCCTTTTACCTATAATTTTTGAAAAAGCGGGGAGTAAAATCCAAATGTTTATAGGAACTCCCTTTGCCTTATATTGTATCGACAGAAATAAATATTTTCCATCTTTCTGCCGGGCAGACAGGAATTGAACCTGCGTCCCACAAGTATAGGAACTTTGTTGGCCAATAGCGGAAAGTTATTGTTGCTCTACCAGCTGAGCTACTGCCCGTCCATGATTATTAGTTATTTTTATTAGTTTTTAATCACCCAACAGGTTTTCAGAACCTGTCAGGCTTATCAATCAGAATTCAGTTTTATGCTTTTCTAAACTTCTTTTTTCTTTTCCATGGTGCATTTTTCTGAACATCACCGGCCATAATACATCCGTAAGGCATCACTTCATCCAATACTTCACAAAGTCCGTATTCCTCAATTTGTGCTCTTACATTTTTGGCACTTTTATAGGCACTTGGCAGCTCAGAAATATCAACTTCATTGGAATAGAAACGGATATCTAATCCTTCAGTTTCCTCATTAAAGATTTCTTCAGTTGTTTTATGAGCCATAGACTTTTTATGCTGACTTCTGCTGAAATTTCTTCCTGCACCGTGTGGTGCAAATCCCAGGTTTCTCTCAGTCGTTTTTCCCTGAACAATTAATACCGGTTCTGCCATATTCAAAGGAATCAGTCTTGGGCCCGTGATATCAGGCATAAACTTTTCATCCAGCGGAGTAGCTCCTTTTGCATGATAGAACAGATCACCATCTTTAAAAACGAAATTATGTTCATTCCAGTAACGGTCTTCTTTTTCTATTTCCAGTCTGTTTAACACAGCATCATGAATGGACGTATGATTTTCTTTTGTCCATTGTCTGATTAACTGAAGAGCTTCCCAGTAAGATCTCCCTTCATCGGTATCATAAGGAATCCATGCATTTTCTCTTAATGTTTCAGGAGAAATATCCTGTCTGAAACGGTTGGCTACCTTCATTCCTTTATCATATAATGCAGCACCCGGTGCTCTGGATCCATGGTGAGTAACCAGCATGGTGTTTCCTGTATTTTTGGATGTTCCTACAAATAAGAAATGATTTCCGTCACCCTGAGTTCCCATATGAGAACGGGCAATGCTGATCAGTTTTTCATCATTTAAGAAGTCATTTTCTCTGAAAGCATCCATCAATTCCTGAGACATAGGCATCTGTTCACCTCTGGGTCTTCCTCCGTATCCGAAATGAGTCACAGCATGAGCAGCATCCAAAACATTTTTAGGATCAGCTTTTCCAAAATCTGTCAGCATTACAGAACAGCAGATATCTGCACTATGGAATCCAGGATGAATTGCATTTTTGGCAACTACCACACCTCCCACGGGAATTTGACCTTCAGGACCTGTAGGACAGGCATCCGGCATTAAGGCTCCATTGATTAATGTAGGTGTTTTCATCAGAACTTTCATGGTTTTAATTACTTTTTCTACATTGTCATTTTCATTCTCATGTTCAGCTTTAATGTTGATGATAAAATCTTTAGCTGTTTCATGAAGCGGAATCAATTCCGGTTGTTTGAACTGTTCCAGATATTCTTTGATCTGAATTTCATCCAGATTATTTTCATTGATATAGGCGATGGCATCTTTAAACCATTTAGCTGGTCTATATCCTAATTCTATTAAGTGATTTCCGTTAAATTCCATCTGTTGTTTCATTTTGATAATGCAAAGTAATTTACTTATTGCGCAATAGTTTTGCGTAGATGAAAAATTTTTAATTATTTTACAAAAATTTTTAAAAAGGCAAAAACGCGTAAGGTCAAAAGCCGAATTTGTCTAAGATATAAAGAATTAAAAAAAAGACAATATTTATGATATTATTAGAACAATTAAAAAATTCTCCGGAAACGATTCAATTCAGTAAAGTCATTGCATATATTGATGAAAATTACAATTTCACCCCTACAGCATTTAAAAATGGAGATACCACCAACCAGGCAGGACAGAATAATGGTTCATGTAAAGTTTTCAGTTTTGCAAAGCTTCAGGGATTAGCCGAAGAGGAGACGTTATTCCTTTTCGGAGACTTTTATAGAATAGATGTCCTGACAAACCCTGGTGGCGACGATCACCAGAATATCAGAAACTTTATAAAGTTCGGGAGGGAAGGTATTGTCTTTGACGGAGATGCTTTAGAAAAAAAATAATTTTCTTAAAAAGAAATTAATACGGAAATTCGCTAAAACTACTGTCATGTCATCCAATAAAAACGCTCTGATCCGCTACAAAACGCTAGATAAGTGTCTTAAAAATAAGTACAGGAAATATACACTGGAAGATCTTATCGATGAATGTTCTGAAGCTTTGTTTGAATTTGAAGGAAAAGAATCTTTTGTCAGCAAACGAACGATCCAGCTTGATCTGCAGAATATGCGGAGTGAGAAATTTGGGTATGAAGCTCCTATTGAGGTTTATGAAAGGAAATATTATCATTACAGTGATCCCGATTACAGCATCCATAATATTTCTGTGAATGAAAGTGATCTGAAAGCGATGAATAATGCTGTTCAGATTTTAAAACAATTCAAGGATTTTTCCATGTTTAAAGACATGAACGGGGTGATTCAGAAGTTGGAAGATTCCATCCATGCAACAAATCAGAAATCCATTATTCATCTGGATAAAAATGAACAGTTGAAAGGATTGGAACATATTGATATTCTGTATGAAAGTATTGCTAGTAAGAAGGTTTTGGAAATTTTATATAAAAGTTTTACGGCTAGGGAATCAAGTGTTTATACGGTTCATCCGCAATTATTAAAGGAATTTAATAACCGTTGGTTTTTGATTTGTCTGCATAAGCAAAAAATGTATAATCTGGCCCTCGACAGAATGGAAAGTATCGAAATCGCAGAAAACCTGCCTTACATTGATAAAGATCTGGACGGCGATGAATATTTTAAAGATATTGTGGGCGTTACCGTGGCAGAGTCCATGGTACCTAAAAATGTTGTTTTTTGGGTGGATGCTCATAATGCTCCTTATGTAAAAACAAAACCACTGCACAGAAGCCAGAAAATCATTAATGAATCGGATGAAGGTACTTTGTTTAAAATCTGTGTACAAATCAATTTTGAATTGGAAAGACTGTTGCTGGGATTTGGAGACTCTCTGGTCGTTCATAAACCAAGAAGACTACGATTGAGAATGGAAGAGAAATTTATCATGGGAAGTAAAAATTATCAAAATCTGATTGTTCCGGATGATAAATAATGCTGGGAGCCGGTTATATAGAAATAATCAATAGATTTTATGAGAATTATATAATAAAATTTCATGTATCGTTTTTTATCTTGGCTTGGAAATTGTAGTATTATATCAATAACATCACATTATGAAATCAAGAATATTTAAAGCATTAATTGCAATTATAGCCCCATTGGCGATAGAATATATCGTTAAAAAAATATCTGAAAAAATAGATAAAAAAGAAGAAAAGAAAGACAAGGAACCTAAGCAGATTACTGCATAAAGTTATAGGTAGTTAGAATTTAAAATTATTGAAAAGAGACTGTCATCATCATGTACAGTCTCTTTTTTTTGAGTGAACCACCCCGTCAAAAATTCTTTGAATTTTCGCCACCCCTCCGGAGGAGGGGAATGTGCAGCCCTTCAATTGGAATATTCACTATACTATTTCCGGAAATTAGAGATTTTCAAAAACTTAAGTATATTTCGTTTCAATCAGGTTTGTCACATGATCTCCCGGTTGATTTATATAAAATCGTAGATTCCGTTTTTCCAGCCCAATACTTTTGAAGAATCTGCTTTCAGCCAGTTTTTCAAAATGGTGGCATATACTTTTCTAAAGTCTTCGGTATAGATCAGATCGCCTTCATTCAGGTTTTGTAAATCGGGAAGACTATTCAGAATACCTTTCTTTTTAAGGTTTCCACTGACAAAAAACATTTGATTCGCGGTTCCGTGATCCGTTCCATTACTGGCATTTTGAGCAACACGTCGTCCAAATTCAGAAAATGTCATCAACAGGATATTATTGAATAAGCCGTTACTTTTCATATCGGCAACAAAAGATTTTACGGCTTCATTGATGTCACTGAAGAGTTTACTTTGCCTGTCACTCTGGTTAACATGAGTGTCAAAACTTCCGACTGAAAGATAGTAAACCTGAGTATTAATATCAGATTTTATCAGAGAAGCGACTGTCTTAAAGTCCTTTCCCAGCTGAGAATTAGGATAAACCTGTTCCGTTTTTTTTGCCTTGCTTTTGTCAAAAATATAACCGGCATTATTGATTGTGGAACCTAAGGTCTGGTAAAGATAGGACACTGTTTCATCATCGTGATGATGATCATACAGAGATTTGAAATACTTTTCCTGGCTTGTTTGGTACAACCTCTTTGGATCTTTAAAAGCAAATGCTTTATTGTTTTCCCCTTTGAGAGCGAGACTCAGCATATCATCCACTTCCAGCGCCTGGGTAGGATGCTCACAGCGATAACATTCTTCATCCAGAAAACGCCCGAGCCATCCTGTTTCCAGAAATTCGTCACTTCTGCTTGCCGACTGCCAGATATCCATACTTCGGAAGTGCGATTTATCAGGATTGGGATAGCCTACATTATTCATAACCGATAGTTCTCCGTTGTCAAAAAGCTCCTTGAAATAGGAAAGAGAAGGATTAATCCCCGCTTCATCTGTCAGAGCTAGAGAATCCTGAATGGCAAGGGTCTTTCTTTCCCTGAAATAAATATCATTTTTCGCGGGAATAATCGTATTCAAGCCATCGTTTCCTCCTGTAAACTGAAGAACAATCAGAATGTTTTGGCTGGGAGCCAATGCTTCATCAAAGGTCATTGCCTTTAAAAAATTGGGCATCAGCATTGAGGCGGTGGCCAGTGAACTTATTTTGAGAAAGTCTCTTCTTTTGATTAACATAACTTTTGAGTTTAGGTTGCCGATAATAGGTTACATGTCGATAGCATTTATTTTAAAGCTACATTAACTGATATTCCGGAGTGGACATCAGGTTGATGACAGTCATTTTTATACTCTTATCAGAAAAACTATTTACAGTATTCATATCCAGACTTTTGGAATTTTGAATTAAATAATCTTCACATTTTTTAGAAGTAAAAATCTTATCGACCCGATCCCAGTCTATTGTGATATTCGGGTTTTTAAAAGTCTTGTTTAAAGCCGTTTCGCGGGATTTCATCCCCATATCAATGTCATCATCCTGTCTTGGGCTATATTCTAAAGGACGTAGCCCTGACCAAATCTGGGGAACCTGAAGTCTTAACATCAGCGTAGAACTGTCGATCCAGGATTTTCCGTTTGGCCATCCGGATACATTGGGAGGGTAGAGCAGCATCTGCCCCAATAACTTCTGATAAACAATGAGGTTTTCCGGATTCTGAATGTGCATGGGAAGTACCCGCATTATTCCGGCCATCAGCTCTACAGGAGATTTTATCCTGTTTCCAATATTCTTCTGATCATAAAACCATGAACTTGAAAATATCTCTGTCATCAGCTTTTTGATATCATAACCGGAATTGTAGAAGCCTGTGCTGAGCTTGTCAACAATATCCTTATCTACATTTTCATTGACAAAAAATTTATAGATCTTGGTGGTAATAAATTGGGAGGTACTTTTTTGTTCTAAAATAATATTTAAAACATCAGCACCAGAAAAATTACCTGTTTTACCCAAAAAGGTTTTGGTTCCTTCATCATGCAGGTTTTTGCGTTCTTTAAAATTGCCTTCTTTATCATAGCTCCAGCCTGTAAAAGCTCTTGCACCTTCTCTCACATCTTTTTCAGTATAGTTGCCTCTTCCCATGGTAAAGAGTTCCATTACTTCACGGGCAAAATTTTCATTGGGATGATCTTTCTTGTTCTGTTGATTGTTCAGAAAGTTGAGCATGGCGGGCGACTGGCTTACTTCAAAAAGCAAATCTTTAAAATTACCCAATGCATTTTTTCGGATAGTATTTAAAAGCTGTCTGTTGAATTTAGGATTGAGCACCCTTGATGCAAAATGTCCGTGCCAGAAAAATGCCATTTTCTCTCTCATCTGTTCCTTGCTGTTCACCATTTTATCGAGAAAGTTCAGGTTGAGTTCGTTGTTTTGCTCCCTGTTAATCCTTTGCATTTCCTTTTTCTTTTCTGCGGGAGCATTGCTGTTCATATAATCTGCGGTGGGATCTGTATCGGGAGTGTCATAATTGACCTCTGTGAAGCTGTCTTGTTTAAATAATTCATTCATCAGCGTTTTTATATTCTTATTTTTCAGATCGTCAATCTGATTGATTCCAATCCCGAATCCTGCACGCCAGAGAAGATGTTTGTTTTTTACTAATGAATCAGCCATGATGAGGTTATTTGCTTTTTGATGTTTTTGATGGAAAAAAGTTAAAATAATAACGGGTTAAAGATTGTTAATATTGTTAGACAGGCAGATGTATTGACGGAAGAAAAAATTGCTTCTTATAATAAAGGTAATATCTTGTCTTCTACTTTATATAGAATCTGTTTTTAAGTGTAGCAACCTTCTTCGAGCTTCCACTCATTGTTTTTCATTTAAGTCCACTTTTTAAGATCATTTTTTGATAATTTTTGTTAAACAAATATTTAATTTTTCTTAAAAATAATCTATTGATATTCATTTGTTTATGATTTTATTGCGTGTTAAAATCACGGAAAAAGCCTTGCTTGGCATGATTTTTACATCCTCTTGTTTAGTAAAATTTAAAAATTAGAGTTATGAAAATGTTTAAACAAGCAATATTGCTGGCTGGAATTTTGACAGCAGGTATAGCAAGCGCCCAAAGTTCACAAATGAATAATATGCTTAAAGTAGGCGCTAATGTTGGTTTAGCAGTTCCCGCAGATAATCTTTCTGCAGCAGTTGGAGTAGATGTAGCTTACCAGAACCTGATTACTCCAGGATTTGGATTAGGTATCGCATCAGGATATACTCATTATTTCGGAAAAGAAAATAACGGTTATAAAAACAATGATGTAGGTGTAGTTCCTGTAGCTGCTTTAATTAGAATTTATCCTAAACAAACAGGTTTCTATTTCGGAACAGACTTAGGATATGGTTTCTTGGTTGGAGACAAGCAGGTAGCTTCTAATACAAATGTTGAAAGAGCAAGCGGAGGTTTTTACCTTAAGCCGGAGATCGGATACCACAACAGAGACTGGAATTTCTTTGTACAATACCAAAAGGTTTTTGTGGGAACTAAAGGAGATTTGCCAGGACAGGATTATAATGTGGGGAATATCGGAGTAGGATTCGGTTATAATATTCCATTAGGAAAGTAGTTAGATTTAATATAAACAATTATTAACCAAACCTTTTCACAAAAGTGAAAAGGTTTTTTTCATCTCTGCAAGATTTACAAAAACAATTATTATATTTGATAAAATTTGAGGTTATGATTCTGAATCCAAAATTTCCACTTTATTTACCAGGAGTAGAGAACAGTAATAATGATAATATCTCTATCATCGGAGCAAGCCTCCGTGAAGATATAACAATCTTAGGCTATTTTGTTTCCGGGAACGGAGGTCTTGAGATCAAAAAACAAAATACATACGCAACAAAGGAATATGCTTCTTTTGCAGATATTTTAAAAGCATTTATCAACGATAATCAGCTGGAAAATGTAAAACGCCTTGGAATGGCAGTACCGGGACCTGTATTTGACGGGAAGAGTACACCTCCGAGATTAGGTTGGCATTTAGATGTTGAAGAGTACAAGAGAGAATTCGGGTTTGAACAAGCAGAGATGCTGAACGACCTTGAAGCTTCTGCTTACGGAATGGCACTTCTTGAAGATAACGATCTTGAGGCCATTTACACAAGCGGGCATCTTGAAAAAGGAAATGTAGCGATTCTTGCACCCGGAAACGGACTTGGAGAAGCCGGTTATTTCTTTGACGGACAATACCTGAGACCATTCGCGACTGAAGGCGGGCATTCTGAATTTTCACCAAGAACCAATGTAGAGGTCGAGTTTTACCAGTTTTTAAATAACATTTATGGAATTGTAAGCTGGGAAAATGTACTTTCTAAATCCGGTTTATTCAATATCTACAGATTCTTAAGAGATGTAAAAAGGCATCCGGAACCGGAATGGTTAGGAGAACGTCTTGCCAGTGGTAACTTTGTAGAAGAACTTTATAAAGCGGCTGTTGAAGAGAATGTATTGATCTGCAGAATTGCTTTAGACACCTTCCTGGAGTTTTTGGCAAGAGAAGCGAATAATTTAACGCTAAAATTAAAAGCTACCGGAGGATTACTCATTGCAGGAGATATTCCTCAAATGGTAAGAGAATATATAGATAAGGACAAGTTTTATGAGAAGTTTAAAATCAGTGACAAAATGGAAGATATGTTTAAGAACATTCCGATTTATCTGATTAAGCAAAATCATACGGCACTCAAAGGTATTGCACTTTACACAGCCTACTATCAGCTATAAAATACAAACTCCGAAGAAATTCGGAGTTTTTTTATGGAGATGATATTATTCATAAAAATAATCAAATTTCTTGATATACATCAATGAAATCTATGAGATAAGATGGCTACCTTTGTGTTATTAAATAAGTAAAACAATTCTATTCAATGAAAAAAATATTTTTATTAGCAGTATTAGCTGGTGGTTTAGCATTCGGACAGTCAAAAAAAGTAGTAGCTTCTGATATTCACTGGTGGGGATATAAAGTAGCAAAATCTGAGGCAAGTTCTCACGATGGAACTGTAAAAGTGAAATCAGGAGATATGGTGATGAAAGGAAACCAATTGGTAGGCGGAAGTTTTGTTTTGGATATGACTTCTATTAATGCAACTGACCTTACAGGAGAATATCAGCAAAAATTGAACGGACACCTTAAAAACGGTGACTTCTTTGAAGTTGAAAAACACCCTACTGCTAGTTTCAAAATTACAGGAGTAAAGAAAAACAGCGATAAAATCTATAACTCTTTGGTAACAGGAAACCTTACAGTAAAAGGAAAAACAAACCCGGTTACTTTCCCTGCGAAAATTTCTTACAGCAAAGGAGTAGTAAGTTTAGTATCCAACAAATTCTCTTTCGACAGACAGAAATTTGATGTAGCTTACAAGTCTACAATGCAGGATGTTTTTGTGAAAGATGATATTGATATGGTCGTAAAGGTGACTGCTCAATAAATTAATCAAAAAAAGATTATTAAAAGTGTAGAAGTTCTACACTTTTTTTTATTTTTGTTGAATTGTAAATAAAAAAGAATGAAAAGATTACTATTGTTTGCTATGGTGTGCGCAAGCATTTCATTTGTTTCTGCCCAGAAGAAATTTGATAAAGTGTCTAAAGTGACTTCGTCAGAGATCAGATGGTGGGGATATAAGGTTGTAAAAACTGAAGCATCCTCCCACTCAGGAACAATAAAGCTGAAAAGTGGAAAATTTAATTTTGACCATACTGTTTTGGTAGACGGAGAGTTTGTAATAGATATGAGAAGTATGATGGCAGGAGATGTTTCTGATGAGGATCAGATCAAACTTACGAATGACCTGAAAAGTACCAACTTCTTTGAAGTAAAAAAATTCCCTATTGCAAAATTCCATTTGACTAAGATTATTCCTTTAGCAAACAGCGAATTTAATTCTACAGTATATGGAGATCTTACTCTTAAAGGAGTGAGAAAAACGATCTCTTTCCCTGCGAATGTATACGTAACTCAGTTTACAGTGGTGATTGAATCCGCGAAGTTTTCCTTAAACAGAAGAGACTTCAAGGTATTCTATCAATCTTCATTGAAAGACTATTTCATCAAAAATGAAATGGATATTCAGTTTAAATTATCTACTGAAAAGTTGGATAATGACAACAGAGTCCCTGCGAAGAAGAAATAAGATTAAA is part of the Chryseobacterium lactis genome and encodes:
- a CDS encoding RtcB family protein — translated: MGTQGDGNHFLFVGTSKNTGNTMLVTHHGSRAPGAALYDKGMKVANRFRQDISPETLRENAWIPYDTDEGRSYWEALQLIRQWTKENHTSIHDAVLNRLEIEKEDRYWNEHNFVFKDGDLFYHAKGATPLDEKFMPDITGPRLIPLNMAEPVLIVQGKTTERNLGFAPHGAGRNFSRSQHKKSMAHKTTEEIFNEETEGLDIRFYSNEVDISELPSAYKSAKNVRAQIEEYGLCEVLDEVMPYGCIMAGDVQKNAPWKRKKKFRKA
- a CDS encoding HopJ type III effector protein produces the protein MILLEQLKNSPETIQFSKVIAYIDENYNFTPTAFKNGDTTNQAGQNNGSCKVFSFAKLQGLAEEETLFLFGDFYRIDVLTNPGGDDHQNIRNFIKFGREGIVFDGDALEKK
- a CDS encoding helix-turn-helix transcriptional regulator → MSSNKNALIRYKTLDKCLKNKYRKYTLEDLIDECSEALFEFEGKESFVSKRTIQLDLQNMRSEKFGYEAPIEVYERKYYHYSDPDYSIHNISVNESDLKAMNNAVQILKQFKDFSMFKDMNGVIQKLEDSIHATNQKSIIHLDKNEQLKGLEHIDILYESIASKKVLEILYKSFTARESSVYTVHPQLLKEFNNRWFLICLHKQKMYNLALDRMESIEIAENLPYIDKDLDGDEYFKDIVGVTVAESMVPKNVVFWVDAHNAPYVKTKPLHRSQKIINESDEGTLFKICVQINFELERLLLGFGDSLVVHKPRRLRLRMEEKFIMGSKNYQNLIVPDDK
- a CDS encoding DUF1501 domain-containing protein; the protein is MLIKRRDFLKISSLATASMLMPNFLKAMTFDEALAPSQNILIVLQFTGGNDGLNTIIPAKNDIYFRERKTLAIQDSLALTDEAGINPSLSYFKELFDNGELSVMNNVGYPNPDKSHFRSMDIWQSASRSDEFLETGWLGRFLDEECYRCEHPTQALEVDDMLSLALKGENNKAFAFKDPKRLYQTSQEKYFKSLYDHHHDDETVSYLYQTLGSTINNAGYIFDKSKAKKTEQVYPNSQLGKDFKTVASLIKSDINTQVYYLSVGSFDTHVNQSDRQSKLFSDINEAVKSFVADMKSNGLFNNILLMTFSEFGRRVAQNASNGTDHGTANQMFFVSGNLKKKGILNSLPDLQNLNEGDLIYTEDFRKVYATILKNWLKADSSKVLGWKNGIYDFI
- a CDS encoding DUF1800 domain-containing protein — translated: MADSLVKNKHLLWRAGFGIGINQIDDLKNKNIKTLMNELFKQDSFTEVNYDTPDTDPTADYMNSNAPAEKKKEMQRINREQNNELNLNFLDKMVNSKEQMREKMAFFWHGHFASRVLNPKFNRQLLNTIRKNALGNFKDLLFEVSQSPAMLNFLNNQQNKKDHPNENFAREVMELFTMGRGNYTEKDVREGARAFTGWSYDKEGNFKERKNLHDEGTKTFLGKTGNFSGADVLNIILEQKSTSQFITTKIYKFFVNENVDKDIVDKLSTGFYNSGYDIKKLMTEIFSSSWFYDQKNIGNRIKSPVELMAGIMRVLPMHIQNPENLIVYQKLLGQMLLYPPNVSGWPNGKSWIDSSTLMLRLQVPQIWSGLRPLEYSPRQDDDIDMGMKSRETALNKTFKNPNITIDWDRVDKIFTSKKCEDYLIQNSKSLDMNTVNSFSDKSIKMTVINLMSTPEYQLM
- a CDS encoding glucokinase — translated: MILNPKFPLYLPGVENSNNDNISIIGASLREDITILGYFVSGNGGLEIKKQNTYATKEYASFADILKAFINDNQLENVKRLGMAVPGPVFDGKSTPPRLGWHLDVEEYKREFGFEQAEMLNDLEASAYGMALLEDNDLEAIYTSGHLEKGNVAILAPGNGLGEAGYFFDGQYLRPFATEGGHSEFSPRTNVEVEFYQFLNNIYGIVSWENVLSKSGLFNIYRFLRDVKRHPEPEWLGERLASGNFVEELYKAAVEENVLICRIALDTFLEFLAREANNLTLKLKATGGLLIAGDIPQMVREYIDKDKFYEKFKISDKMEDMFKNIPIYLIKQNHTALKGIALYTAYYQL
- a CDS encoding YceI family protein, producing the protein MKKIFLLAVLAGGLAFGQSKKVVASDIHWWGYKVAKSEASSHDGTVKVKSGDMVMKGNQLVGGSFVLDMTSINATDLTGEYQQKLNGHLKNGDFFEVEKHPTASFKITGVKKNSDKIYNSLVTGNLTVKGKTNPVTFPAKISYSKGVVSLVSNKFSFDRQKFDVAYKSTMQDVFVKDDIDMVVKVTAQ
- a CDS encoding YceI family protein, which codes for MKRLLLFAMVCASISFVSAQKKFDKVSKVTSSEIRWWGYKVVKTEASSHSGTIKLKSGKFNFDHTVLVDGEFVIDMRSMMAGDVSDEDQIKLTNDLKSTNFFEVKKFPIAKFHLTKIIPLANSEFNSTVYGDLTLKGVRKTISFPANVYVTQFTVVIESAKFSLNRRDFKVFYQSSLKDYFIKNEMDIQFKLSTEKLDNDNRVPAKKK